From the genome of Eublepharis macularius isolate TG4126 chromosome 12, MPM_Emac_v1.0, whole genome shotgun sequence, one region includes:
- the LOC129340144 gene encoding noggin-2-like, with translation MRAPQALLLCSSLAVLFQPGSCQPYLRLRPSPSDNLPIKDIIEHPDPEYDPKEQDLDDRTLRKKLGSNFDPAFMSVVAPAQVNLSSPDPLHRFKVPGPLPSELKKLELGETPYGARLKMGKKARRKFLQWLWAYTYCPVLYTWKDLGIRFWPRYIKEGNCFAEKSCSFPEGMYCKPVKSVTKTFLRWYCQGWSRQKYCTWIPVQYPVISECKCSC, from the coding sequence ATGAGGGCCCCCCAAGCTCTCCTGCTCTGCTCTTCCTTGGCGGTGCTGTTCCAGCCCGGCTCCTGCCAGCCCTACCTCCGTCTCAGACCCTCCCCTAGTGATAACCTGCCCATCAAGGACATTATCGAGCATCCTGACCCGGAGTATGACCCCAAGGAGCAAGACCTGGATGACCGGACTTTGCGGAAGAAACTGGGGAGCAATTTCGACCCTGCTTTCATGTCAGTGGTCGCCCCAGCCCAGGTCAATCTCTCCAGCCCTGACCCGCTGCACAGGTTCAAGGTGCCAGGACCGTTGCCCAGTGAGTTGAAAAAGCTGGAGCTGGGCGAGACGCCTTATGGGGCTAGACTCAAGATGGGCAAGAAGGCACGCCGGAAGTTTCTGCAGTGGCTGTGGGCGTACACCTACTGCCCGGTGCTATACACCTGGAAGGACTTGGGCATCCGATTCTGGCCTCGttacatcaaagaagggaactgTTTTGCGGAGAAGTCTTGCTCCTTCCCGGAGGGCATGTACTGTAAGCCGGTCAAATCGGTCACCAAGACCTTCTTGAGATGGTACTGCCAAGGGTGGTCAAGGCAAAAGTATTGCACCTGGATCCCCGTGCAGTACCCTGTTATTTCAGAGTGCAAATGTTCCTGTTAG